CACCTCGGCGAGCAGGATCGTCGTGAACGCCAGGGCGTCGCCGAGGATGAGCAGCGTGAAGCCTCCGGCCAGCACCGCACCGGTGAGGGCGCCGATCAGCATGAGGCCGATGCGTCCGTGCCGGTCGGCGAGGACACCGCCGTACAGCGTGACGATCAGGCGGACGACCTGGCCGACAGCGGCGATGACACCCGCCTGTACCGGATCCTCTGTCACGAAGAGGGCGATCAGCGGGATCGCGAAGTTCGCGAGGCTGCCGCTGAGCCCCTTGCTGGTGTCGCTGATCAGCCACAGCACGTAGCGGGTATTGCGCCACAGGCTCGTGCGCGGCGCGGAGGTCACGGTCGTCATGCTGATCAGGATAGATGCGCAAGAACAATTGCGCAACTACTATTGCGCAATTTCTGTTGTGGATATGATCGGCGTATGTCCGAGACCGAGAACGACAGCGCGGGAGCAGCGGAGAAGCACGACGAGACGTGGATGACGACGGCCATGATGAAGGCGTATTCGCACCCGCTGCGTCGCCAGATCGTGCGGCTCATCGCGCGGCGCGAGTACCTCCGTGCGGCCGACATCGCCGAAGCGCTCGACGTGCCGGCCAACAGCGCGAGCTTCCATCTGCGCGTGCTCGCCGAAGCCGGACTCATCGTCGAGGCGCCCGAGAAGGCGCGCGACCGGCGCGATCGCGTCTGGACGGCGCAGAAGCGCGCGCAGAGCCTCGGCGGCCCCGAGAACCCGGTGACCGACGAAGCCCTCGGAAACGTGGTGATGCGCGGCTTCGCCGAGGACCAC
This DNA window, taken from Microbacterium invictum, encodes the following:
- a CDS encoding ArsR/SmtB family transcription factor, translating into MSETENDSAGAAEKHDETWMTTAMMKAYSHPLRRQIVRLIARREYLRAADIAEALDVPANSASFHLRVLAEAGLIVEAPEKARDRRDRVWTAQKRAQSLGGPENPVTDEALGNVVMRGFAEDHYDLVRRVVAWAPEYVSGRDVVPKGSFAQRSIRLTTAEFEQAMEKIQQVLNDASDAHEAGDAAGKHWQIDIVAADDTI